DNA sequence from the Pomacea canaliculata isolate SZHN2017 linkage group LG7, ASM307304v1, whole genome shotgun sequence genome:
CAATAACTGATATGCAATAACTGTTGAGTACTTATAATTCCAAGTTCTTAAAatatcatcattcatcattaATTTTAAGTTGCCAGTGGATACGAGGTTACAGTACATCtaggaaatgtaaaataacGTTTGAAAAAACTCAAGTTAGTTTCATTCAGATTTGCAGAAAGCGCCTAATAACACTGCAGTTTccttacaataaaacaatacacatgtagcttaaaatttaaatatagaGTATATATGTACTTCATGAACTTCTGGAGAGGCTAAAGAAGTGAGTGATACCCAGTGGACTAGAAGCCTATTACACATCACCTGCTTTATGTGGCTAAGAATTTTCGTAGAAATTCAGGTAatatagttttataaaatattgcatCTAAAAATAGGTTTAATTTTACTGCTAATATATAATTAGTTTTGAGTTTCTTTTCTCTGACATACCCTTTTAGCattaatattataaacatttttccaaAGCAAATTAGTACTTCTTGTGTTTTTGTCCTAACAACCACTTAAAGTTTGCTAAGTGatataaaattgcttttaagATTGAAATATTCTTTAATCAGTATTTTTATCAACCATTAATAAGATTTCAAGCTTCTTAAATCAATGTTTGTGGGACAAGGTCAGTTACACAAGGAGCCATTTTGGTGATTAGCTTCCCCTTTGATTTTTATGCTTATGTATACAATTCTTAAATATGATGAACTATATGAATTATGttcattaaattaaataacCTGCTCAATGTAAatgttgttgtgtttgaaagTATACACTAATGGAGATATACGGACAACATTTCTGTTACTAGTTGTAAACAAAACTAGTGTGATTTTACACTTAATTGGATAATAAGCCTAGCACAGACATTAACAGTAAATATACCGcataattaacattaatttatttttatatgaatcACATACATATTATTCTTCTTTTTGAACACCAGCTGCAAAATTTCTTCATCTAAGCTTTTTGAATCTCATGAAGCTGGCCAACTACAAGAAGTCAAAGGTGATGAAATCCCCCTTTCAAAGTTCATAAAGGCACAGCATAAGAAATAAATGCTGCTAAATTATCTGGAAGCAGAAACTCTTGAACATATTATCATAGATCCACTCTGAAAATAGTTTACACATAAAGATATTTAAGTAGATGATGCAGCCTGTTATTGGAcatatatttttgatttttttcccattgtgaaaattttgtctttatatataGTTTATACCCATTAAAACTTAACCCACTGCAATACAGAGCCTTATGTAGTCAAAAGAGAAGGATCAAAGGTTGCATAGCATTAACAGCTAAAATCCAAAGGTTCATGAAGTCAAAGTCTTTCACAATGGGTACAACAAAACTCATTGTGCATTCTATGACCATGATAATGTAGTGATCTGTAAACAGTGGCCTAGAAGTCTTTTAAATGCATATAAGGTAAAAGACAGAGCAGTAATGATAAgaagcaaagatttttttcagactgtTTTTCTTAATGAATTCTCTCCTATTGGCTATCTTTTCACTGTGTTCTTCCTCTAACCCCTGATCTCCCTCCCCTTTGTCAATCAGGGGTGAGGCTACTTATAGAGAATCTGTTAAAAGGTCAACTTTGAAACACATTGACTGAAAGAAGGACAATAAAAGCTTAACTGcagttcttttatttgtcagtttgttCTTTGTTATTCCTCAAATTCATATGCCTTGATTATATAAGTTTCTGTACATGGTATACATGACAATATGAATCGCTTCTtaacaaatacaattttaagATCACAAAAAATTGGCACAGgcatcatcataaaaaaatgaaagcctTTGCCAgtactttgtcatttttaactCAATCATTGGAAAACATGATATTTTATACCAAATTACCTGCTCAATGGGCACATATTCACCATGCTGCTCACACCCGATATCAAATACATATCTGCCTTTGCCCTGCATCTGAAAAAGAACCCAGAGCAATATTGCTAAATGCTTCTACTTAATGTAAAAGCTTGCTTCAGTAGCTGCatcataatttgttttattcactAGGCATAAGAACAGACGACTAGAGATGGGTTGGAtacgctcacacacatacacacatatatatataaagtcccAACTCATTATCTTGCCATATCATCCATCCATCACAGAGGTGAGGATGGTGATGTAAAGATCATTAGGATTAATAATTAGGATAACTTTGGAGTAAATCCATTCTGTGATATAGTGTGGTTATCAGTGAGGTTTATAGGACTaccaacacacatatatatatacacacaaaagacatttactttttatgtcaAAATAAGATATGATTATAATTCCTCAATCAAGGGAGAATAGGAgtcatgaagagaaaaaaactcgaaataatataaaaatttgtgCAAGGATTACGTGGTTTTGGTTGAAGGTTCCAACATATTTGTGGTTGGCATGAATGAGTTCCCCATGCCCTTGCCATTTGCCTTCATTCCACATCCCAATATATTTGGACCCAGTTGCTGCATAGGTGTAGGTACCACGCCCATGCCGTTCATGGTTCTGCCACTCTCCTTCGTAGGTATCACCATTCACATAGTAGTACTTGCCAAATCCACAACGCTGGTCTTCTACCCAAGAGCCTGAACAGCACAGCAGTTTGACAAAAATAGTTACATTTTCATTTaggaagaataaaattaatccTGTTTTAAGCTATATAAAAAGTATTATTCATATgctaaaaatacataaaaaatacttgCAAGTCAAATTCTCACATTGCATGATTTAATCAGAGATACTAGTAACATAAATCTCATTGTAGACTTAGTCTCCGCATCATATCGAACACTTTTTATAAACTAGTAGGCTACAAATTTTGCATGTTGCAAAGAATGTTTTTCCTCCCCTCTCAAACTTGCAAACTTGGTCATTGAATGCATCAAATTTGAGACATTGTACACTGAATGCATCATCTCCACTGAAGGCAGAACCTGCATTTTATTCTGCTGTTTGAATTCTTTCCCATGTAATAGGCAACAACACATCTCTTTATTGTACACTATTTCTGTGCTTTACACAACCAACAGTTTCTGCACAAGTCAGAGATGTTTTACTCAGCTTTCTTATGTTTACCGATTAAGttttataaacttttgaagCATATGTAATGTGACCAGACGTTCCGCATTAGgtgggacagtcccgcttttgacctggTGTCCCACCTCTTCATCGGgtgggacgcccaatgtcccgctttctggctttctggcaagtccatcatgATCAAATGTactggttgtctttaaaaatctgaatatcGTACGCTGATTTGCatccggcaaagtcagaggaaagccCCCCCACAGCGCCCCTCCCCcccacttttttcggcgttctttgtcggtgacgacaccatcatcagcacgtgtcccgcttttgcccccgaaacgtctggtcaccttactcaCTGGCTTTGAGACAACCAGCAAAATTCCAGCACTTTTGAATGCATTTTACCCACATTTGTAAAGCATAATACAAGGTACTTGAAGAGGTTGTACTTTATAGTAAATCTGATGTTATGGTTGCGCCAAGGCCTGTCCAAACTAACCATTTGATGAATTGGATGAGACCAATTTGAATGTTCACATTGCATGCCATAGACCATATGACATCGATGTCCCTAAGTTCCAGTTAAATTGTTAAATGAAGGTTGGTGCTATTTAAATTCCACATTATTTTCTCATAAAAAATATCGGTTtgtatatttcatttgtttatagTTTAATATTGgtaatttaatgttttgtagccattttttaaaactgtaagaCTGCtcagagaacaaagaaaaagattcaaaaatagcatttctttttcttaaagatGTACcttctttgtaaatgtttttcataCTTAATAATAGCTGTCtgtgtttgaaaacaaagaacttttGATTGAAACACACTGTACTGTGGTAGCTCTTGTATGATGAAATATTGAAGTGAATGAATTAATATAGTTCTGCATATTAAACTGCACCtaactaataaaatgttttggtgTTACCACAGAGCTGATTATTAAGTTGCTGGGTAATACACTACTCCCAAGGCTATTATATAGTCAACTGCatattttgtgctttcttttcttACCCTCATATTTTGATCCATCAGGATAGATGAAGGTACCCTGaccatgttttttatttttggaatatTCCCCAATGTAGCGAGCTCCATTCTTGAACCTAAAAAATATGATAGTAATCTTTAGATTAGGGTTTTGGAAATTGATCTAAGCATGAATACAGGTATGTTGAAGAGTGAGGAacttactgaaaaaaattctcgATAATactaaaattaaagataaagaaaattccCTATTCAATATTGCTCATTAATAATATAACTAACTAGACTATTgttgcaaattatttttactttactaGATGTCAGTCTGAATGCCACCTGGAAACCCACCCCCCAGGTAATCTGCTGGTCCCAAGTCgaatgaaggaggagggttgggagTGGGGCTCGCAACCCcaccctgttaaaaaaaaaaaatctgctactGAAACTGTAACACGAACACAACAAGAGCCTGGACGTGTAGATCCCTCTTCGGAAGGGCCTATGTCACATGTTGGTAAAAGCCTTCAGGAAGTCAGTTTGCTTACTCATATTCTTGCAGCCAAGGCAAAAATCAGGATAGGGACTTGGAACAGGGAAACCAGCTTAGGTAGCCCAGGAAATGAAGATTTATGACATCTAGCTCCTTGACCTGTGAGAGACCAGGTGGAATGGCAGCAGTTGGACCAGACTTTCATAATGggagactatcatctactctggacatgaagacTCCTCTTCAGAGGGACTTATCACGCGTGCTGGCGAAAGCCttgggaagccagctcgccgaccTATCTTTTCATGGCCAAGGCAAAAActaggatagggacctggaacatcagaaccctatacgAGAGAGGTAAATCAGCTCAGGTAGAACAGGAAATGAAGACataacatcaagctcctcgacgtgtgtgagacaaggtggaatggcaacggtcagaccagactttcgtcaggggagactatcatctactcAGTACATGAAGACCATGATCCCACACAAGGAGaagtactgatgacaccagaggctgcaagagcactaatagcatgggaaccagtttCCACACAACTCTTGTCAGCAAGGTTCAATCCCAAAGGAaaaaagatcaccatcatccagtgctatgctcCTACCAATGCagctaaagaagaggaaaaagaagacttttacaactccctacaagcactggttTATTGTACTCCAAAATGTGACAAAGATCATAATGGGCAACATGaatggaaaaaggaaaggaaagagctgaagcagaaaaCCAACCAATGTCAgatcaacaggaaaaagaagagctcagagcaaattactgggagataaacagagaagtgaAAAAGAGTGCaagggacgacaagagacagttcgtacacaggatggcagaagaggcagaacaagcagctgggcaaaataacacaaagcgacaatacaaaattataagaattctgtcagaaagaaaaaacactaatgcatgcagaccaataaagaataagaatgtcAGCGTCATCATGCTGGTTGGAACTGGGGGTGTAAAGGAATAATAGTAAGATGTCAGTGATTATAAGGtaaatcaaaatacaaaattaaataaataaacaaaaatctataTCAATATCAGAATACAAAGCAGAGAAGACTACAAGGAAAAggagaggaagcagagaagtgagagatgaaagatattaataaaagaaacaaggccatttaaaataatgtcgACTTAGATGAGTTTAAAGTTACTGAAAGCATTGACAGCCTGTGAGaaccaaaagaaaacatatttactTGCAGAAAACTCTGCAAGCAATGTGATCTTACCTATAGACACCATTACCATGTCTTTTGCCATTTTCATAGTGTCCCTCATAAGTGTCACCGTTTGGCAAAGTAGCTTTGCCTTGACCGTGTCGCTCATCacgttcatttctttctccttcataTTCCTGGGTATATTTTAGTCACatgttaaaattcattttaaattggAGATAAtggcaaataaaaaatacttgaaaagAATTATGTGAGTGCCAAACATTTAACACATGCCTCAAACATGTAGTTTAAATAAATGAGATATTACACTaatggagaaaataattataaataaattctaataatatatacaaatgtgACTGACACATGAtcgagtgtgtgagtgtatatatataaatgtaaaataatgcaGTATGTAAACTGATgtttaactaaataaaaatgtaatagttCACTCATAAATTACCTAGCTACCCAagcataacaaatatttttttagtatctttctgctcctctctctcgcactcacaaagcttttatctttgcttttctCCTCCTTATGAATCTACTTCTGATCTATTATAACTGTATGATTATAATGTTTCAGCTTAATATTATGTCAAATCTTCGCGTGTTCGTCCCTTTCAGAACTGCATGAGCAGAACATGAAATTCACGTATAGGTTGTGAATCCAATTTTCATGTGGTAGATCAACGCTATCAGTATATATAGTAATTATAATATAATTACCCCAAGGTATGGTCCCTGctcctcttctccttcttctgAACCTACGTCTGACATATTTGGAAGCCTGATTTTAAATAAACGACCGACAAACAAGTCACACTATCTACATTCACGTCACTGCCGTACACTAGCAACAGCATAAAGGTACTCAGCCAAGCAAATGTCGTTGCTGAGCAACAGTGCACTCAGCACCACCTATATCCTCAAGGGAAGTAAGAAGCAAACCCTTTAAGAGTTGCTGTTCTTGGAATTGTTCGGTTTTGCCAATTCCAGTGAGTGTGACGTCTTCCAGTATTTGCTTTTGTCAAACCAGCAGCACTGTActcaaacaaaaatttcagaTAAGAACTGTCGCAGGGCTCTTAACCGGTCACCTCCCAACTTGAACTACATATGACAcgtatgctgatgatacacagttGCTAGCTTCTGGCTTCCCTGTACAGCTGCAGCAGGTCGGCACAACATAGCACACAgtagtaaggtgaccagaatTTTTTGGGCCAATCAGGGGACATGGGGGAACGGGGGCTAGAGTAGCGTAGACTACATACGTCTCGAGAAAAATTCATGCCTGGTTGTGAAAATGCAGTTTCATTTTATGATTGCGACGTGCGTGCGTACACGAACAAGATAAACTTGTACGCAAGATCGTGCAAGGACTAGAAATGCGgacaattttgtaaattataaatacatttatactCTCAAGAAGCAAAATTTTTGTATGAACATGAAACTTATTGGATCATTACATCTTACATCAACATCAGTATACAGTCTTAAAGTTCATCTTTCTTGAGCCTCGCAGGATCAATTTCAAcccttcctgtcaccaaaaacTCATGTCTGGTTTTGTGTTGTCCTGATTAGTTTACTTCAACTCTCTATTCGTCAATCTCCCTAGCCGACTATATGAATAAATTTCAAGGGCTCAGAATCATGCCGCTCATAAATGCCTTCCATAGGCAAAAAGTAGACCATGATACACCTTCCTTTGCAAACTTCACTGGTTGCCAGTCCTAGCTCGATGGCCACACTATGTTACCGTTGTCTTCAAGAGGTTGAGCCAACATAACTGAGCTACTGACGTCTTACCATTCGAGTCAGTCTCTTCAGAAGAGTCAGTCTCTTCAGTCTGCATGTGAGCCATCAAATATGGCATCAGAACTCCTCTGCAAGAAATGTCTCCTATAATCAAGAGTATTGTTTTGGTCGCTCATTAATTCTTCACCCCCTGCTTTTTTATCATGGTTTGTCATTTGTGGATGCTTATGTTTCTTGCACAGATTGTCAgttcgtttgtagtctttcgcGTGCAAAGCACTGAGCTCGCATTcacatatataaatgtgctttacaatcatcatcatcatcatgatttcCACTTACGGAGAACAACATAAGCAGCACAGATGGGGCTTATGAGAATGCAGAGAGGTAGACCAAAATACAAGAGCTACAACAATACTCATGCTTGATGAGTACAAATgcacaaataatgttttttagtTATTCCTGCGAAGATGGAAATAATGGATTGATGCGATGTTAATTAAAGGGATGTGGTATTGCAGATAGCAATGTTGCTGTCTTGGAAAAGGAGCTATAGCAGACACAGACAAGTGTTTCTTCGTtgttttgtcatcattcatctTGAGCTATCCATGTTTTGACTgatattctgtttgttttatggtcggagagagaagggaaaacaaaattgtcCGTACTCCGTAAATGTGTGCCTGCCCCACACATATGATGTTTAATGCCAAAGTAAAGTGGAGTCAACAGTAAGCATCGGCTATTTTCACTACAAAATGCGTCTCTTTTTAGAGACCATGTTATGTGTCCATCTTTCAATGTTTGCCTAGTGGCAGCACAAGCGATTGAAAGCTGGATCAGTACTTAAAGTACTTTGGTCATACTCGACTAGGAAAGCACGCTAACAAGCCTCTATGCATGCACataagtaaacacaaacacaggaaAGCGCATACGAAAGGAATCTTGAACAAcaattgtgtatttttaaaccTTACAGTCACGAACAAcgaaatattcattttctgaTTTGCACATAACTGTTACATGCTGGAACGTAAAACTAACTTTGTGTCTCTTTATTCAAGGCTCTTGCTCAGTTAGGTATAAATGTTTGTCATAATTTAGATATCTGGCTATTTATTCTACTTACTAAAAACAGAGGAACCATGTTTGCCTGATAACttcatatgtttatatatatacacacacacacgaatgttaatattatattaaaacatTATAGTGTGGAGATTATCGATTAAACTAATTATTTTGTAGGCAATATTTTTAGAACTCATTGGTTTTgtattgaaaattaaaaacccAGTTAGAAATAGAGTACATTAAACCCATACCATCAAACCCTTGCAACGCAAGCTGTCATCATGATTTTGTTAATTACTGACACACAGCATACTACAGCCACCAAATGACTGCTCTACGTTCGTGATCTCCCAAAattatctttgttatttcttgATGATCGGAGTAGTTAGTAACAAAGTGGTGCAAGAGAATCTGCATGCA
Encoded proteins:
- the LOC112568959 gene encoding radial spoke head 1 homolog produces the protein MSDVGSEEGEEEQGPYLGEYEGERNERDERHGQGKATLPNGDTYEGHYENGKRHGNGVYRFKNGARYIGEYSKNKKHGQGTFIYPDGSKYEGSWVEDQRCGFGKYYYVNGDTYEGEWQNHERHGRGTYTYAATGSKYIGMWNEGKWQGHGELIHANHKYVGTFNQNHMQGKGRYVFDIGCEQHGEYVPIEQDKEEKDDEEEPQANILTKWKAGPVTAIRIRTELEEEEERAAERMAIADAAGLQWVPGSEETPADEIEPEFTEEPEENKKAEGEAEGEAEAEPEADAVSNDAEES